A stretch of Chitinophagaceae bacterium DNA encodes these proteins:
- a CDS encoding heme exporter protein CcmB — protein sequence MTKRIFTLVKKDVLLEFRQKHTFYGILLYIASTIFVLYLSIDRPDATVWNGLFWTIQLFICVNAVAKSFLQESKGRMLYFYSVASPVEFIAAKIIYNLVLMILMSLISLFMFSVFLNNPVDNGLLFTGIVVLGGAGISIVFTLMSAIAAKAQQNAALIAILGFPVILPQLLLLMRLSKAAFAEVFKEGAVLQMAGLIAGLDVLVIAMAVILFPYLWKE from the coding sequence ATGACCAAACGGATATTTACACTCGTAAAAAAAGATGTATTGCTTGAGTTCAGGCAGAAGCATACTTTTTACGGTATCCTGCTTTACATCGCCTCCACCATTTTTGTTCTTTACCTGTCGATCGACCGGCCGGATGCCACGGTCTGGAACGGGTTGTTCTGGACCATCCAGCTGTTCATCTGTGTGAATGCCGTGGCCAAAAGTTTTTTGCAGGAGAGCAAGGGACGGATGCTTTATTTTTATTCGGTTGCATCGCCGGTGGAATTCATTGCTGCCAAGATCATTTACAACCTGGTATTAATGATCCTGATGAGCCTGATAAGCCTGTTCATGTTCTCTGTTTTTTTAAACAACCCGGTTGATAACGGTCTTCTCTTTACAGGGATCGTGGTACTTGGCGGCGCCGGCATCAGCATCGTATTCACTTTAATGAGCGCCATTGCTGCCAAGGCCCAGCAGAATGCAGCGCTCATTGCGATACTTGGTTTCCCGGTCATCTTACCGCAACTATTATTGCTGATGCGGCTCAGTAAAGCTGCTTTTGCCGAAGTCTTCAAAGAAGGAGCCGTATTGCAAATGGCAGGTCTCATTGCCGGGCTCGACGTATTGGTGATTGCCATGGCGGTAATATTGTTTCCTTATTTGTGGAAAGAATAA
- a CDS encoding thymidine kinase, which yields MFIEPNLKGERRGWIEVICGSMFSGKTEELIRRLKRVKIANLKVEIFKPAIDVRYDQEKIVSHDTNAILSTPVDNSQTILLLAQDVDVVGIDEAQFFDDQISTVCEQLAQRGIRVIVAGLDMDYLGNPFGQMPNLLAKADYITKLHAICQVCGNIANISYRKINEGGQVLLGEKDVYEPRCRICAQLKD from the coding sequence ATGTTTATTGAACCCAACCTGAAGGGAGAGCGGAGAGGCTGGATAGAAGTGATCTGCGGCAGCATGTTCAGCGGAAAGACCGAGGAACTGATCCGGCGTTTGAAGCGGGTGAAGATAGCCAACCTGAAGGTGGAGATATTTAAACCCGCCATTGATGTACGCTATGACCAGGAGAAGATCGTAAGCCACGATACCAATGCCATACTTTCCACGCCGGTAGATAATTCGCAGACCATTTTATTGCTTGCACAGGATGTGGATGTGGTGGGTATTGATGAAGCCCAGTTCTTTGATGACCAGATAAGTACGGTATGTGAGCAACTGGCCCAGAGAGGGATCCGGGTGATCGTGGCGGGGCTGGATATGGATTACCTGGGCAACCCGTTTGGACAGATGCCCAACCTGCTGGCCAAGGCTGATTATATTACCAAACTGCATGCCATCTGCCAGGTATGCGGCAATATTGCCAACATCAGCTACCGTAAAATAAATGAAGGCGGGCAGGTGCTGCTGGGTGAAAAAGATGTGTACGAACCCCGGTGCAGGATCTGCGCCCAACTGAAAGATTAA
- the ccsA gene encoding cytochrome c biogenesis protein CcsA, with protein MKKNWWKILSLLLLIYTVVAGFLVAVPDLPIIHQSIRNLYFHVCMWFGMMILFIISFVYSIKYLRGFNLRNDIYAQNYAAVGTLFGMLGYVTGAIWANYTWLTDQNQSLGSVLKEPKLIGAAIALLIYGAYFVLRGSFTDIDKKARVSAVYNIFAFAMLFPSIWIIPRLVGSLHPGAPGSDSGNPALNAQNDLDAGMRMIFYPAVIGWTLLGVWIAGLKIRLQLIKDKTLLNE; from the coding sequence TTGAAGAAAAACTGGTGGAAAATATTATCCCTGCTTTTATTAATCTACACCGTTGTAGCTGGTTTCCTGGTAGCAGTACCCGACCTTCCCATTATTCATCAATCCATCCGTAACCTGTATTTCCACGTGTGCATGTGGTTTGGCATGATGATACTCTTTATCATAAGCTTTGTATACAGCATTAAATACCTCCGCGGGTTCAACCTCCGCAACGATATTTATGCACAGAATTATGCGGCGGTGGGTACCCTGTTCGGAATGCTTGGTTATGTAACCGGGGCCATCTGGGCCAATTACACCTGGCTTACTGACCAGAACCAGTCGTTGGGGTCTGTGCTGAAAGAACCTAAGCTGATCGGGGCTGCCATTGCCTTACTTATATACGGGGCTTATTTTGTTTTACGCGGCTCCTTTACCGATATCGACAAGAAAGCGAGGGTGAGTGCGGTCTATAATATTTTTGCATTTGCCATGCTGTTCCCCAGCATCTGGATCATTCCCCGGCTGGTTGGGAGTTTGCACCCCGGTGCACCGGGCAGCGACAGCGGTAACCCTGCCCTGAATGCCCAGAATGACCTGGACGCCGGGATGCGGATGATCTTTTACCCGGCCGTGATCGGCTGGACCCTGCTGGGCGTGTGGATCGCCGGTTTAAAAATAAGGTTACAATTGATAAAAGATAAAACCCTGCTAAATGAATAA
- a CDS encoding CcmD family protein, whose protein sequence is MCGVSFAQDNTGSADVMRSNGKIYVVVAVCLTILLGLFGYVFSIDRKISRLEKEK, encoded by the coding sequence ATGTGCGGAGTTTCCTTTGCACAGGATAACACAGGATCTGCTGATGTGATGCGCAGCAATGGAAAAATTTACGTGGTGGTGGCGGTTTGCCTCACCATCCTGCTGGGCCTGTTCGGGTATGTTTTTTCAATAGACAGGAAGATATCCCGGCTGGAGAAAGAGAAATAA